The DNA sequence ttttcgcccacaggactgccgctgacgatgttttttgtttgtcgcaccgttCTCAGGAAACCCTCGAGACTGTCGTGCGTTAAAAGCCCAGGAGGACagccatttctgagatactggaccagtgcgcctggcaccaatCATACCATTCTAACATTGATTTGAACAGTAActggatgcctgtctgcctgctttatgaCTCGCTGTCTGTAGAAGTGAACCGTTTTCGTTAAGGGGGTGGTGTACTTAATTGACCACAGtgtatacagtgctttcggaaagtattcagaccccttgactttttccacattttatgttacagccttattctaaaatggattaaataaataagaatcctcagaaatctacacacaatactccataatgacaaagtgaaaacaggttaagacttgctaatttataaaaaaataaacataccatATTTATGTAAgcgttcagaccctttgctatgagacttgaaatttagctcggtgcatcctgtttccttgagctgtttctacaactttattggagtccccctgtggtaaattcaattgattggacatatggaaaggcacacacctgtctatataaggtcccacagttgcatGTTAGAGCAGAAACCAATTTGAAGGcgttgtctgtagagctccgagacaggattgggtcgaggcacagatctggggaagggtaccaaaaaatgtctgcagcattgaaggtcccccccccctccatcattcttaaacggaagaagtttggaatcaccaaaactcttcctagagctggctaaactgagcaatcaggggagaagggccttggtcaaggaggtgaccatgatcccgatggttactctgacaatACCTCTGTACCACagtacctctgtggagatgggagaaccttccagaaggacacccatctctgcagcactccaccaatcaggcctttatggtagagttgccagacggaagccactcctcagtaaaaggcatatgacagtccacttggagttttccaaaaggcacataaagactcagaccatgaaaaacaagattctctggtctgatgaaaccaagatggaactctttggcctgaatgccaagcgtcatgtctggaggaaacctagcaccatccctacggtgaagcatggtggtggcagcatcatgctgtgatgtttttcagctgcagggacagggagactagtcaggatcgaggcaaagatgaacggagcaaagtacagagagatccttgatgaaaacctgctccagagcgctcaggacctcagacgaaggtttaccttccaacaggacaatgaccctaagcacacagccaagacaacacaggagtggcttcgggacaagtctctgaatgtcagagcccggacttgaaccaaatcaaacatctctggagagatgtgaaaatagctgtgcagcaacgctccccatccaacctgacagagcttgagaggatctgcagagaagaatgggagaaactccccaaatacaggtgtgcgacgcttgtagcgtcatacccaagaagactcgaggctgtaatcgctgccaaaggtgcttcaacaaagtactgagtaaagggtctgaatacttatgtaaatgtatgtaagtattctgctttgtcattatggggtattgtgtgtagattggtgagggggggggacaattttatcaattttagaataaggctgtaatgtaacaaatgtggaataagtcaaggggtctgaatactttccgaaggcccaGCCTCATAGCACTGTTGACAATTAACAAACACCCCATTGTAGAGGGTTGTTCATACTTTGTTGTGTGCCTGTTGTTTTTGTTCGCATAATTACCCTTAATAGAGGATAATTGTGCCCCCAGGGCTGGTTGTTGTCTCTGGAACTTAGCAATAATTGCTGAGATGCCTTTCTCCAATTACTCAGGCACAGGCCTTTTGATTTTAATGTGCTGGAAACAAAACAATTAAAGTAGACTTGAATCCAGAGATGCAGAATTGATTTCCCAAGTTCATGAAGCACTTAAATCAAACTCGTAGTTGAAATGCTTGTTAACACAAACCTTATATAAGATATTATAGCAAATCATTAACATCAAAGTAATGTGAGTATATATCTATAGTGTATTTTATGTATCTTAACATTCTACAGGGTTGACAACGTTTCCATCATAAACATACTTGTAATTGTCAGTCACCATCACTAGCTCGATCTGTCAGAGAGTAGTTGGAGTTCACTGATATTCATCCAGACGTGATGGTGTATATACTGAATTTGTGTTTACACTAGAATACCTACACTAATGAAATAAAGGCGATATGCCTGAAAATAAATCAAATTAGATTGGCAACACAGATGTCCTAAAGAcgtctggggcggcaggtagcctagtggttagagtgttggactagtaaccgaaaggttgcaagagcaactctctgagctgacaaggttaaaaatctgtcattctgcccctgaacaaggcagttaacccactgttcctaggctgtcattgaaaataagaatttgttctaaactgacttgcctagttaaataaagataaaataaaaaaaagagcaATAATTATCCAAAGCACTTGGTTTGATACCACTAAATAGAAAATGAGTGTATGACTATATCTAGCTACCCTCTGCAGGAGCAAGACAGTTTTTTTACTCCATAGAGGAAGATGTAGGGGATGATGCAGGTGTAAGAGGATCCGATGTAGCTGGCCAGCTCCAACACCAAGGAGGACGTGTGGATGTTGCTGGCCATCATCAGCAGCAGGTGGGTCACCCAGCACACCACAAACACAGTGGCCACAGCCACCACGCTCTTGGCTGCCCTCACCTGAGTACCTGAGCCTGGGCTGGGCTTAGCTGGAGGCTGAGAGGACCTCTTCAGATCGGCTGGAGCTCTGACTATGTTGTCCCCGATATCGACCTGGTAGAGGGGGGAACTGATCGAGCTGTGTACAACTGAGGGTCCATTGTTAGGTAAAGAATTAGCTGTCCCCTTGTGATGGTCCGAAGTCAGGCCCTGGATACGTGTCTGGTTCCTTAGCAGAGTGATCACAATCTGGATGCTAGCAAACGCTATTCCAGCGATGGGGAGGGCGTTAGCGAAGGTCAGATACAACGGCTCATAGGTCTGCCTTGCAGTTTGGGAGGGAAAGATTTCTATACAGTCATCGTAGCTCTCATTTCCACTCTCCATCCGGACAAAGAATAATTGTGGAACACTGAATACCACAGCCACTGTCCAGCTGCCAACCAGGAGACAGGCTACGAGACGGAGGCTATCCAGCTGGACCGGAGCTCCTCCGCGTTTCAAAGACCCCACCAGCTTCTGGTACCAGAACACACTAATAAACAAGGTGGAGAAGACACTGCTGGTCTCTGACAGGTCAGAGCAGAACTGGACCACACAGCAGTAGGCTTCCCCCAGGAACCAGTGGCCAACAAAGTCAGCCATGGTATCGGGCAGGTCCACCAGGTAGTTGGTGATGAGGTTGGAGacggccaggttgatgaagaggACCTCATTGGTGCGGAGACTGGACTTGGGTCCAGGGAGAGAGCGGAGACAAAGCCAGTTGTTCCCCAGGATCCCTAGCAGACACATCAGCCCTCGGATGAAGGCTTCGATCCACTCCGTTGCATCCATCACACCTGGGGCATCTATCTATGTCTGAGTCTTATTTGGCTCAATATTTATAAGGGATGTTAATATCATGCTACAGCCAGGCCCAACCCCTCAACAAATCCTTAGAGACTTAACCTCACATTTGCCATACATTTCTAGTCTTCAGTTCTTGG is a window from the Salmo trutta chromosome 23, fSalTru1.1, whole genome shotgun sequence genome containing:
- the ora5 gene encoding alpha-1A adrenergic receptor produces the protein MDATEWIEAFIRGLMCLLGILGNNWLCLRSLPGPKSSLRTNEVLFINLAVSNLITNYLVDLPDTMADFVGHWFLGEAYCCVVQFCSDLSETSSVFSTLFISVFWYQKLVGSLKRGGAPVQLDSLRLVACLLVGSWTVAVVFSVPQLFFVRMESGNESYDDCIEIFPSQTARQTYEPLYLTFANALPIAGIAFASIQIVITLLRNQTRIQGLTSDHHKGTANSLPNNGPSVVHSSISSPLYQVDIGDNIVRAPADLKRSSQPPAKPSPGSGTQVRAAKSVVAVATVFVVCWVTHLLLMMASNIHTSSLVLELASYIGSSYTCIIPYIFLYGVKKLSCSCRG